A region of the Styela clava chromosome 1, kaStyClav1.hap1.2, whole genome shotgun sequence genome:
gtatatatatttgaatcgACATAATTATTTGGTTAACAGAGTATGGAGTGTAAAAGTATATAAACGGCACCCAAAAAAAACACAATCATATAAAGTTATACACAATCCATAAAATAAAACGGTTTATTATTTCATTGGTAATGATGGAACACTTGCCCCTCTTCAACAGTCTGTTGTCGACGATTCAACGAGAGCTCAACGCATTCGCGGGGCAGAATATTGCTTTTAACGGTTTCTAAAAACGTCCATTTCATCGTTGCTAACTCTAATCGATGTATGTGactttttctgttgaataaagGATAAACTTCGTTGAATTATATAACTATGTTTACTCAAACGCTTTGTTGCCATGTGGAAGTGCATATCCAAAGCTTCTGTAATTACAACTGAGGAAAATTAGCCAATGAGCAGCAAGACTTGTTATCTAAACCTTATATATTGGGAAGGATAACAAAGACTATTAAGgagtaaaaatttcaaaccaCTGACACATGTCagatttacaatttttcaaccTTACCTTTGATTTCAACCTATTTATCTCATAACAATTAATACATAGTGATTCGTCAACAATCTTATGACCAATATTCATGTATCGCTGAGTTATATATGTGACAAGATTATCGATTGGAATTAACAGAACCGACTATCTTCGTTTATTGTACAGTATTAGCAAAATTGTAACACACGCAGAGAACCAAACAGTGAAACAAACGTATCAATATCACATGATTAGACATTGATGTGGTCAAAACTAGATGAAACGCACAATAACCAACGATGTCTGTCAGTTTGATTGGAATTGGAACGTATTTCATGTTATGCTCGGTTTACTTGTGAGTGGTTTGTCGTTGCCTAATCAGAGTGGCATTAGCAAACCATTAAATTCTAAAAATTATCCTCATGGTTTACCAGACATAACGCTCTTTAGCTTGTATATATGAAATTCATGTCTACTAAATCATTAGAATCTTAATCCACGGAAAAATGAAACTGATTTTGCAGGATACATATTGaactaagtgattcaagagttcaaagactcttgaatcacttaggatagttatctttaatCTTGCTACAGCTTCCTTGCactatatgcatacggatccgccgacacaaaagcatagaagaaggataagtagttagtctcgcagaaaccaaatcatacATATTGAAGCTACCCATTTAAACAATTTAAACTGCGGGATTGTAATGTTCCTGCTGTGTGaaagtataatatataaaaacaaagtGTGAACCATTTTGGTATATTATTTGCAACATAGGttaaatcagggtggtccaaacccgggcccgcgggccacatctggcccgccgcttcattttTTGTGACCCGCGTCGCATTGGCGCAAGGgtaaacaaaaattgaatttggtgttgtttcgtcataagaataatcagaaaaattttCTGACATCTTGTTACATTACTAAAGTCATTGAATTGACTGGTGTTATGgatagctgaggcaactagcaaaaTTGAATAAAGTGGTTGGCTAGTCTTAATCGTTACTtggtttctatattttttgtcgggtcgggaatatatgctaacaaaatcggcttcatagaaaactaaaaatctaatgaggaatctattagcctaggttgactatgcctgataaataaatattaatgtaatggccgaccaatataattcctgccggtgttttttttttttcaaacagcCTGAACCgtaatacaaaaaatgctgcctatatgtcagaaaatatagtaattaccctcctgtatctcaaatttggtaaaaatcggtaatcaatcaatctgcagttatttgtaagttattttgtaaactgaaaaaagctgaccaattcaaacatgttcTTGACTATTTAGCTAATTGAATCGTACCCTTTTTTGTAGCCGACTCCGATTATGTTGTTGTCTACTGCAAATGCCGCGAAACTGACAGCTTGATCGTATGGAAATGGTCCGCCAGGAGTAACGATTGTCCAAGTGTCATTCACGGTATCATACAATTGTATGTCACTGtggtctgttttttttttcataaaatagcaTATTATGATATATGTATATCGCGAAATATATAGTTAACTTGGATATATATCCTTAACGGAAATgcacaaattcatttatttatttaaaaaattataaaagtatcATACTCATTACgtatatgacgtcattaaacgtaaCGGGTCTCATCGGGGGGAACTCCATGGGGCGTGGCATTGGAGAGACATTTTGCCAAACGTCGGAAGCAGCGTGGTATCTCTCGACTTCTACTGTCGAATTCCAGTGTTCATCTCTGCCCGCAAAGCAATAAATAAAACCTGGAATAGTAGAGCTCCATTGTACGTGCTAAATGTAGACTTGTTAAGCATTTAAATGCgtcatattattttattttatttcctttGTTTCCAATATAGATCTTGTGAGTCCGGTTTGATAACCTATGCGATATGGTGGTAAACGAAACCATTTAGAAATGCCAGGGCCCTATGTATGAGAGTGGTGTGATGTAACTCACCGTTACAGACGGCGATATAGTGATTTTCCCTTTTACCGTTCATATCTCGAACTCTTGTCCATTTATCAATCTTCGgatcatatttttcaacaaattttcttGACGATGTGGGATACGGTGCATATCCTCTTCCAACAACATAGATGCATcctgattaaaatatttattaattaattaagtgTGGTATTGCAGTTAACAGTTTTCTGGGACAATAATGACGAATATAGCATTTTAAAGACGATTCCATCTTAGAGATTATAGGAAATTCTTACACCTTATTCCAAGTTGCTCACCGTCGAGTGCTTCAGCAGGAGCAAACCATCCATGATTTTCAATCATATCTGCTACTCTTTCCCATTCTTCTTCCGTTTTTCGATAGTCAAGCCTATAGACTGCCTTTGTCTCCATCAACACGTAAATTGAATTGTTTATCCGCGTGGATTGAAAATTGTTGTCGATGATGTCATCAGGAATTTTTTGACACTGTGATTGAAAACTCCGTGGTATTTCTCAACCCATTATTAGAATATAATACGTGTATGGTCAATTCcaattgaataaaacaaaatctaTTTCAAGGCATTAGCTGTGCTGTGCTTATAGATATTTCAAATAACTCAATAGAGCAGCTCACCTTCATTGGGATCCACCTCATAGCAGATGGCGAGAAGGCGGATATATGTCCCGAATCGCGATCAAAAATTGCGACTGCATTTGCTGAACCTTGAAATTAATAACAtatgtgtatataaatcaattaaaaacTTATATTTTCTCCAGTATTGGGGTCGATCCCAACCAAGTAAAATTACTCCCCAGAGAGTAATCTTGTTGTTTTCGGGAAGGAAATATTACTCTCTTTTCGGATTAGTTTcgctattattatttataattattgCAATATTAAGTTTCAAACCAGGCAAAGGGAAGAATGTATCGAagaagattgggaaccactggctaTCCAAGTACATATGCATAATTTCACCCACCCTCTGCGCAGACGTCAGAAACTTTCGCTGACGAGGAAAAACTCGATGTTCTGCTGACATTAATACTATCGGTGAAGGATACAAAATAATCTTCATCTGTGGACAAACCTGGAAATTATACAAAAAGAATCTTCATATTAGAGCGTGTATATAAGATACGATGGCGTGTGAAATTTATCTAACTTCGGAATTTCTCATTTTCATAGCTTTGAGCACATTTGCAGATTGATACTTTGACTTTAACTTGCCATCTATAAAATAATCATGACCTGAAAAATCTAAACTCTTTCAAGCtgtttgtaaaaaaaaagcaagaTAATAGTTTCAAATAACAATAGTGTCAAAATAGAATGCTAAGAAAATACCCCCCAATCCAAAATAATTAACTTACTCTTGGGCTTTGTAGCAGTTTCGCGTAGTAAGAACTCGTGCTCTAAAATGTTCTTGCACGACGGACGTCTTGCCGGTTCAAATTGCAATGTCCATTCTATCAACTCTTTTGCTGTTTCGGATCTAGGTATCGTAGGAAGCTCAATATTTagattcttgtttttttttatgttgtaATTCCATAAATCGGGTTCGTCGCCAAAAGCATGACGTCCATCACTCAATATGAAATAAACAACCAAACCATAGGAAAAAATATCCGCTTGTTTCGATATGACATCAGAATTGTAAGTTTCCGGAGCTCGATACCCGTCTGTACCGGGACGAATCATGCTTTGTGCAGTAACCGACCGTCCATGGCTCAATTCTTTACTCAAACCAAAGTCGGAAATTTTTAAAGATTTCCCATCTAAGGCAAACAAAATGTTTTCGGGCTTGAGATCTCTATGTAATACGTTGTTTAGATGAATAAATGCGAGTCCTTCGGTTAATTGCCGAACCATTGATTGCTTTTCTGCAAAGAATATTAAGTTTCCAGTGGTCCTCTGCTCAAGAATGTAATCATACAGTGTTTTGGTGAGACAAAGTTCCATGGCTATATACATTGTCGGAAACGGCCCTTCTTCGTAAACATCAGAATGAATAATAGACACAACATGATGGTGTTGCAATTTCAGAAGTATATTTGCCTCTTTTATATTTGCTTCGTCGTACGGAGTAAGGAATTTGATAGCTATGGGGATATTCCCTGTTATTTTACTTAAATGAAGTCCTTGGTAAATGTGTGCTCTCTTGCACAAAGCTCGAGTTTTGAATAATCCAATTTTGTCACTCAATTGTATCCAACCTTTAATGTAAAGATTTAAATGACACCAAAAGGCAACGCAGCGGGGCTTTggtgttaaagtacaaagaatATTACAGTTCTTTAAACGTTAGTTTAAATGACATTAGTTTATATAGCTGATAACGAGGGACGTTTAATGCAATTTATGTTAGGacagaaaataaaagaaaaacttCTTGGCTTGTTCAAATGACTTATCACCATTAcaattctttttttgttttgatatcGTGTTATGATATTAAATAGATAATcatgaattaatattttatcagtttttgaataaatacagaaaataGGTGCTATACCTTCCCCAAAATCTTCAACGGGATCTTGTGTGTCTCTTTGTGGGCGTTTTTCGTTCACGCTAGGTGCTGGTGCAGAAGATGCTAGAGCAGAAACATAAATGCATCATATTACTTTCACGTGATTGTCCAAAGTACGAAAATATATCCATAATACACTTACTCTGTTCAGTTATGTAAGTGTTGTACGTGTTGTGATATATTTGCTTTCTGAAATCACCATCAATTACTCCATCTgaaagaatataaaaattttgaatgaaaattgagAAGAAAACACCCTGTAACAAATTAATTTGAATCCTAAAACAGATACATGCAATGATCAGGATATGCAATGTAATGCAAAAAGATAACAAATActgaatgaaaataaatctGTAATTATAACCATTCTCTTTAATTATTCTTCTGAAGGTGCGGAAAATTCTCCCAAGTGTACTGTTTTATCAAATAGAATATAATGAACATTCGCAGCAGGGGTGTACAACAATTTTACCGGTggaccatataaccaacttcggACGTCTCGCTgcgccacacaaaaaatttagatttttccTGTACACGacgaataaaaaaattctcataatgaaaattttatttattaacgTTTGAGTGGGATacttaaaattttgatttcttgCATAGTTTGTTAACATCAGCTTTGACAGAAGATGTAGAACCTCCAACTGACTGGTCAAATGTTCATCAGTCAGTTGATTTCTGCAGCTGCTTTTGGTGAGATTCATTTTGGAGAAAGAGACACCGGGCAAAATGGCAAAAGATTTAAATCAGGGATACTagcaaaaaaacattatatatttttatcaatgtgAGAGTCTTTttgaacataaactgtcggattgaGATTTTATGCTTAATGAGAAAAAATCTGAGTGGTAAGAAGGGCCACGCTAAATGGTTTGGCGGGCCTGGTTGTGGCACGCGGGTCGCCTGTTGCACACCTACTTATCTACAGCGTGCGGAATTTTTGAGTGATTTCTTCCCAATAGTTTTGCATCATACCTTTCTTAGTCAAATTATACTGCGGTGAACCAAATGTTGCGTTTTTGAAATCTCCTCCACTCACGCCATCTGAATTAACCCatcatttcacataaaaaaaattaaaagatctTATGCTTAATGAGGAAAAATCTGAGTGGTAAGAAGGGCCACGCTAAATGGTTTGGCGGGCCTGGTTGTGGCACGCGGGTCGCCTGTTGCACACCTACTTATCTACAGCGTGCGGAATTTTTGAGTGATTTCTTCCCAATAGTTTTGCATCATACCTTTCTTAGTCAAATTATACTGCGGTGAACCAAATGTTGCGTTTTTGAAATCTCCTCCACTCACGCCATCTGAATTAACCCatcatttcacataaaaaaattaaaaaataaattagtggTTTTAGGtgagtaatttatttttaaatttgcctCAGCGATTCCTCATATATCCCGAATCAATTCTTGGAGATCCCAGTGCGAAGTGATATGATAAACAATAGGTTTCTGGAACGCGTTTACATCTTAAACCAATGGACATTTGATAACGTTTACTGAAATCGAATTTGCACAACTTCACACTACATATAATTATCGTGGGTTATTTAGAACTGACCTATTATTTTGACAACAAGAATGCGAAAGTTGGGTATTGTTGTCTCCTTGGCTTGCGACATAATTTACAAAGACTGAAAATATAGTTTTACTTTATATAATATTGGTGttatataacaaaaaacaaTAGAATCTTCAAAATAGTCGAATATCGCATATCTATATACAAGTGCTTCCTTGATTAGCTGTCTTTTGCGTGGctatataaaatttaaagtcATACATGATCTCTCTTGTGGCATTGCTAATTCATTTGAGTTTGATGATATATTTGCTATTTGCCCTCTGTTTTGAAGCTCTATATGTTGACCATGTTCATTTTCTGATCCTATGTCAGAGATATGGCCCTCGTCCTCATCTGAAATAGGAAAATTGTAAAGATAATGCAAATTTGGTTTATATTTACTCCAAGTGATGTTTACTAACCGGTGAAATGCGATTCCGACATATCTTCTGTAGATTCAATTTTCTTCTTGcaaaattatattaacaatctgatcttgaacaaaataaaacccTCAACTAAATTTCATCTTTTTGTTTTTCAAGTCGAAATCCACGCGCAAATGTTTACTGCACGATACAATTAGCTACATGCCTTTAGGCAATTAAATCTTGTTAATCTCGTGCAAAAATCATCGCAACGTCGAAAAGTCGTCACTTCACTAAAGTGActtctttttcaatttgtttatcTATGATTCGTCCTTAATTTCTTGTAAAAATGCGCACTGTTGGAGtttcaatatataaaaagtgaagtgaaaaaaattCTTTCACAAACGACTCTAATACCATTCCTTGTATACATGTATTTCCTCATAATTGTATGTTATCTTAGCGCAATTACCTTGTTCGGTCACAATTAATCTTCACATGACACTTTAGAATAGGTTGTCATAAGAATAAAGACAGAATTATTTGGCCCACAAAACGAGCGTGGGCCGGACAAAACCAACGTTGTTGGCCTTTTTTGTCAGAATATGCTGCTGGTCTATTTTTTTGGAAATCATTTTCGCAAAATGTAGTtctgctgaaacaaaatttgacaaaattgtaATGAGAATGTGAGAATAAGATTCCAGGTTTCACGGTCAAAGACCG
Encoded here:
- the LOC120348057 gene encoding uncharacterized protein LOC120348057 isoform X2, whose translation is MSESHFTDEDEGHISDIGSENEHGQHIELQNRGQIANISSNSNELAMPQERSYGVSGGDFKNATFGSPQYNLTKKDGVIDGDFRKQIYHNTYNTYITEQTSSAPAPSVNEKRPQRDTQDPVEDFGEGWIQLSDKIGLFKTRALCKRAHIYQGLHLSKITGNIPIAIKFLTPYDEANIKEANILLKLQHHHVVSIIHSDVYEEGPFPTMYIAMELCLTKTLYDYILEQRTTGNLIFFAEKQSMVRQLTEGLAFIHLNNVLHRDLKPENILFALDGKSLKISDFGLSKELSHGRSVTAQSMIRPGTDGYRAPETYNSDVISKQADIFSYGLVVYFILSDGRHAFGDEPDLWNYNIKKNKNLNIELPTIPRSETAKELIEWTLQFEPARRPSCKNILEHEFLLRETATKPKSLSTDEDYFVSFTDSINVSRTSSFSSSAKVSDVCAEGSANAVAIFDRDSGHISAFSPSAMRWIPMKCQKIPDDIIDNNFQSTRINNSIYVLMETKAVYRLDYRKTEEEWERVADMIENHGWFAPAEALDGCIYVVGRGYAPYPTSSRKFVEKYDPKIDKWTRVRDMNGKRENHYIAVCNGFIYCFAGRDEHWNSTVEVERYHAASDVWQNVSPMPRPMEFPPMRPVTFNDVIYVMNHSDIQLYDTVNDTWTIVTPGGPFPYDQAVSFAAFAVDNNIIGVGYKKGKSHIHRLELATMKWTFLETVKSNILPRECVELSLNRRQQTVEEGQVFHHYQ
- the LOC120348057 gene encoding uncharacterized protein LOC120348057 isoform X3, giving the protein MSESHFTDEDEGHISDIGSENEHGQHIELQNRGQIANISSNSNELAMPQERSYGVIDGDFRKQIYHNTYNTYITEQTSSAPAPSVNEKRPQRDTQDPVEDFGEGWIQLSDKIGLFKTRALCKRAHIYQGLHLSKITGNIPIAIKFLTPYDEANIKEANILLKLQHHHVVSIIHSDVYEEGPFPTMYIAMELCLTKTLYDYILEQRTTGNLIFFAEKQSMVRQLTEGLAFIHLNNVLHRDLKPENILFALDGKSLKISDFGLSKELSHGRSVTAQSMIRPGTDGYRAPETYNSDVISKQADIFSYGLVVYFILSDGRHAFGDEPDLWNYNIKKNKNLNIELPTIPRSETAKELIEWTLQFEPARRPSCKNILEHEFLLRETATKPKSLSTDEDYFVSFTDSINVSRTSSFSSSAKVSDVCAEGSANAVAIFDRDSGHISAFSPSAMRWIPMKCQKIPDDIIDNNFQSTRINNSIYVLMETKAVYRLDYRKTEEEWERVADMIENHGWFAPAEALDGCIYVVGRGYAPYPTSSRKFVEKYDPKIDKWTRVRDMNGKRENHYIAVCNGFIYCFAGRDEHWNSTVEVERYHAASDVWQNVSPMPRPMEFPPMRPVTFNDVIYVMNHSDIQLYDTVNDTWTIVTPGGPFPYDQAVSFAAFAVDNNIIGVGYKKGKSHIHRLELATMKWTFLETVKSNILPRECVELSLNRRQQTVEEGQVFHHYQ